From a single Gimesia fumaroli genomic region:
- a CDS encoding YihY/virulence factor BrkB family protein encodes MTEQEQIQLGKIGFRAMWRFGGLTPWDLIYQSVRGYNHHRLSAHSAQFAYYAIFTLFPLLMVIIACVAQLPIKGLILSMENAINQGLPSNVSKMLFDQISDIQHKTTISLITGGVFLLSLGGTRLFLTMGTGLDAVFEVDRRRTFWKSSGLALLLTFGVLILLLLAMILLVIGPELARLLLANFYAPWLHLLLSAGTRWSVACGFMLISTSVIYWAVPSVKLPWKIITPGSLFVVISWVIMLQGFRIYVENIAHYNETYGTLGGFIVLLVWLYLTGAILMMGGEINGVIYRAAKLKADGVSKPI; translated from the coding sequence ATGACGGAGCAGGAACAGATTCAACTGGGAAAAATCGGCTTTCGGGCCATGTGGCGGTTTGGGGGACTGACTCCCTGGGACTTGATCTATCAGTCTGTCCGAGGATACAACCACCACAGACTCAGTGCCCACAGCGCGCAATTTGCCTATTATGCAATTTTCACGCTCTTCCCCCTGCTAATGGTCATCATCGCCTGCGTGGCACAACTGCCGATCAAGGGCTTGATACTCAGCATGGAAAATGCCATCAACCAGGGACTACCCTCGAACGTGTCAAAAATGTTGTTTGACCAGATCTCTGACATTCAACATAAAACGACCATCAGCCTGATTACGGGGGGCGTGTTCCTGCTTTCCCTGGGAGGCACCCGCCTGTTCCTCACGATGGGAACCGGACTGGATGCCGTGTTTGAAGTCGACCGCCGTCGCACCTTTTGGAAATCGAGTGGTCTGGCGTTACTACTCACGTTTGGCGTGTTAATCCTGTTACTGCTTGCGATGATCCTGCTCGTCATCGGCCCGGAACTGGCCCGATTATTACTGGCGAATTTCTACGCGCCCTGGTTACACCTGTTGCTCTCCGCTGGAACACGCTGGTCGGTTGCCTGTGGTTTCATGCTGATCTCCACTTCCGTCATCTACTGGGCGGTCCCCAGTGTGAAACTCCCCTGGAAGATCATTACCCCCGGTAGTCTGTTCGTCGTCATCAGCTGGGTGATTATGCTGCAGGGGTTCCGGATCTATGTCGAAAACATTGCCCACTACAATGAAACTTACGGCACCCTGGGAGGCTTCATCGTACTCCTGGTCTGGCTCTATCTGACAGGAGCCATCCTGATGATGGGGGGCGAGATTAACGGAGTCATTTACCGTGCTGCCAAATTGAAAGCTGATGGCGTTTCGAAACCAATCTGA
- a CDS encoding DUF1501 domain-containing protein: MMFRVEFGKTGKYCDGVNRRHFLQAGVAGMGAASLSQILHAKAQAEQSGATKKDTSVILLWLDGGPSHLDMYDMKPEAPSETRGLWNPIHTNVPGMDITEMFPLQARCADKFSIVRSLHHNTGDHFTGGHWMLTGRGGVSGGSTPGRNPSIGSMATKVLGPRDPSMPSYVSVPYASSIGLRPGYFGGNFLGVQHDPFVTGSDPNNQNFQVKNLNLAKGLSIQRLKDRKQLLKTFDTLRKDVDQSGMLSSMDRLDQKAYELVTGDRARKAFDINSEDDKIRDQYGRHTWGQSVLLARRLVEAGTTFVTVHFGGWDHHWNLKSGYESYLPRVDQAVSALFEDLAQRGMSKKVLVVLCGEFSRTPRMNDGGNGGPPLSKGTPGRDHWGNSMFCLMGGGGVKGGHIIGATNRLGEAPADRPVRPGHIHHTIYRVLGMDPQIHFPDHSGRPTVAIDHGEVIHELF; this comes from the coding sequence ATGATGTTCCGTGTTGAATTTGGAAAAACGGGTAAGTACTGCGATGGCGTCAATCGGCGTCATTTTCTGCAGGCGGGTGTCGCCGGAATGGGGGCAGCCAGTCTCTCTCAAATTCTCCATGCGAAAGCTCAGGCCGAGCAAAGTGGAGCCACGAAGAAAGATACCTCTGTCATTCTGCTCTGGCTCGATGGCGGTCCTAGTCATCTTGACATGTATGACATGAAACCCGAAGCCCCCAGTGAGACTCGGGGCCTCTGGAATCCGATTCACACCAATGTCCCCGGCATGGACATCACCGAAATGTTTCCCCTGCAGGCCAGATGCGCAGATAAATTTTCCATCGTCCGTTCCCTGCATCACAATACCGGTGACCACTTTACCGGCGGACACTGGATGCTCACCGGTCGTGGCGGCGTAAGTGGCGGCAGTACTCCCGGCCGCAATCCTTCCATCGGTTCCATGGCAACCAAAGTCCTCGGTCCGCGCGATCCCAGCATGCCCTCCTATGTTTCCGTCCCTTATGCCTCCAGCATTGGTTTGCGTCCCGGTTACTTCGGCGGAAACTTCCTGGGTGTGCAACACGATCCTTTTGTCACCGGCTCTGATCCCAACAATCAAAACTTTCAGGTTAAGAACTTAAATCTGGCGAAGGGATTATCCATCCAACGTTTGAAAGATCGCAAACAACTGCTCAAAACATTCGACACCCTGCGTAAAGACGTAGATCAGTCGGGCATGCTCAGTTCCATGGATCGGCTGGACCAGAAAGCTTACGAACTGGTCACCGGCGATCGAGCCCGCAAGGCCTTTGATATCAATTCCGAAGACGACAAAATCCGAGATCAATACGGCCGCCATACCTGGGGGCAAAGCGTCCTGCTCGCACGTCGTCTGGTAGAAGCAGGGACCACGTTCGTTACCGTTCACTTTGGTGGGTGGGATCACCACTGGAATCTGAAAAGTGGTTACGAAAGTTATCTCCCCCGTGTCGATCAAGCGGTCAGTGCCCTGTTTGAAGATCTCGCCCAACGCGGCATGAGCAAAAAAGTGCTGGTCGTGCTCTGTGGTGAATTCAGTCGTACGCCCCGTATGAACGATGGTGGTAATGGCGGCCCTCCCTTAAGTAAGGGAACTCCCGGCCGCGATCACTGGGGCAATTCCATGTTCTGCCTGATGGGAGGCGGCGGCGTCAAAGGGGGACACATCATCGGAGCCACAAATCGACTGGGAGAAGCCCCCGCCGATCGTCCGGTACGGCCCGGACATATTCATCACACGATTTACCGCGTGCTGGGCATGGATCCCCAGATCCACTTCCCCGATCATTCCGGCAGACCAACGGTTGCCATTGATCATGGTGAAGTCATCCACGAACTTTTTTAA
- a CDS encoding SelL-related redox protein translates to MDQNQFQAALATFPSSRGKTLDKLSEERPVLVVFLRHGGCPFCRQVLDQLHALSEQIEQRNLQLAIVHMMDNEQADQLLSRYDLQNVQHFSDPERKLYELFQVKRGNLSETIGPAIWWSGFKTTILSGYLPGIPGKDIQQLGAAVILDQSRVIASHFSQNSADLPDWDELLACEIPHDQ, encoded by the coding sequence ATGGATCAAAATCAATTTCAAGCAGCATTGGCCACTTTCCCCTCCTCACGGGGAAAAACGTTAGACAAGCTCTCAGAAGAGCGACCGGTCCTCGTCGTCTTTCTCAGGCATGGCGGCTGTCCTTTCTGCCGTCAGGTTTTGGATCAACTGCACGCGCTGTCCGAGCAAATTGAACAACGAAATCTGCAATTGGCCATCGTACATATGATGGACAACGAGCAGGCCGATCAATTACTATCCCGCTACGACCTGCAGAACGTGCAGCATTTCAGTGATCCGGAACGCAAACTCTACGAACTCTTCCAAGTCAAACGGGGGAACCTCTCGGAAACCATCGGCCCTGCTATCTGGTGGTCCGGTTTTAAAACGACGATTCTCTCCGGCTATCTGCCTGGTATTCCCGGAAAAGATATTCAACAACTGGGTGCCGCGGTTATTCTTGACCAGAGTCGTGTCATCGCCAGCCACTTCTCACAAAACTCGGCGGATCTCCCAGACTGGGATGAACTCCTAGCCTGCGAGATCCCCCACGATCAATGA